Sequence from the Candidatus Woesearchaeota archaeon genome:
AAATAGTAATATCAACAAGCCAGGATGACAAAAAGGGGATAATCTGCCTTGGGGGAGGAGTGTCAAAGCATTATGCAATACTCTCAACCCTGATAAACGGGGGAATGGACTATGCGGTATACATGACAACAGCAAGCGCAATGAGTGGAAGCATGAGCGGAGCAACAACTGATGAAGCCAAAAGCTGGGGAAAGATAAAGGATGATGCAGATGCAGTAACAGTAATAGGGGATGTGACAATAACTTTCCCTTTGGTGATGATGGGCTCACTTGAAGAGCTTTCATTGAGCGGAGTTATCGGAGAAGGCAAAAATGAATAAGCCGCCCAAATTTATTCTGAGCAGAAAAAAAGTCCTTAGCCAGCTGAAAAAGATAGAAAAGATTTCTGATTTTGTATCCTACAGCTTTAAGACAAACCCTGAAGTTGGAAAAGTCCTTGAAAAAGAATCAGAATGCCTCTTCAGCCTTTCCTCTTCCGGATACATAAAAAGCATAAGGGATAAAGAGAGGATAATCTTTTTCGCGGTTGCCTGGGATGCAGATGAGATAAAAAAACTTCTTAAACTCAAAATAAGAAAGTTTGTAGTTGACAATTCAGCTGACCTTAAGACACTGCTTGATGCAATAAAGGGGAGAAATGAAAAAATCTGGGTGTTTCTCAGGATGAAGCTGAAGGAGAACACAATATACACTGGAAAGCACTTTGTTTTCGGAATGGGCGCAGATGAGATAAATTCTGCAGTTGAAAAAATAAGGGGAATCAAAAACATAGAGAAAATCGGAATACATGTCCACAGGAAAACACAGAACATAAGCGAATGGAGCCTTAAGGATGAGATTTCAGATTCGCTTGATGAAAAAACCCTTAAGTCAATCTACACATTGAATATCGGGGGCGGGCTTCCCTCTGAATACAGGAACTCAAACCCCAACGAGGAAAGCATCTTAAAGAAAATAAACGAACTGAGGGAATGGCTGAACAAAAAAGGAATAATGCTTATTGTTGAGCCGGGAAGGTTCATTGCAGCGCCGTCAATAAAATTGGTTGCCCACATAAAAAGCATATTTGAAAGAAACATTGTTCTCGACTGCTCTGTGTATAATTCCTGCATGGACACATTTGTAATGAACATAAGGCTTCTCATTGACGGCGAAACAGATGAAGAGCACGGAAAGGCGTATGTTGTAAAGGGATGCACTCCTGACTCAATTGACATATTCAGGTACAAGGTTTTCCTGAAGAATCCGAAAATAGGGGATGAAATTGTTTTCCTGAATGCAGGAGCATATAATTTTGCATCTGATTTTGACGGGCTGAAAAAAATACCAACTGAGATAATTGGATAAAATGCAGGTGAAAAAAATGAGATTCATGAATATGCCGGAGGAATACAGCAGAAAAAGCTCAAGATTCAAGATAATCCCTGTTGAATATGAGGGAAAGCCAACCTGGGGAAGGGGCGCAATTCGCGGCTCTGAAAAAATTTTGGATTCCTCATACAACCTTGAATATTATGATGAGCAATTCGATAAAGAGCCGTTTCTTTTGGGAATTGAGACATTGGAAAAGATGCGCCTTAAGGGCGCTTCTGAGGGAGAGGCAATAGAAAAAATCTCAAAAAGAATATCTGAAATTCACAAAAAAGGAACAGATTTCCCAATAATAATCGGGGGAGACCACACAGTAACCCTTGGCGTAACATTGGGGATGGAAAAATCAGGAGAGGATTTTTCAGTAATTGTTCTGGACGCCCATTCTGACATGAGGGAATCCTGGAACAATTCAAGGTTCAATCATGCCTGCGTCTCAAAAAGGATGCAGGAAAAGCATAAAATCCTGATTATCGGGCTGCGGGCGCAGGATGTGGATGAAATGGAATTCATGAAAAACAGCGGGAATGTAAGCGCAATAAGGGCATATGAATACAGCAGGAAAAAACTTTTAACTGAACTTTCACGGCTTGGAAAAAATGTTTATCTTTCAATTGATGCTGACTTTTTTGACCCCTCTTTCATAAGAAATACAGGAACACCTGAACCTGGCGGTTTTTTCTGGAATGAAACAATAGAGATACTTTCAGAAATCTTTTCAAGAAAAAATGTCATTGCAGCAGACATTACTGAGTTTGCGCCTGCTAACAATTACCGTGCAGAGGCATTTTCCCTTGCAAAGCTTTGCCACAAGATGATGGCGATGAAAATGACAGATGAAAATTTTAAATAAAAAAGCAGGTTCAGTAGGAAATTCAGTATGAAACTATCCTCTTCTGGGGCGAGTTTGCTGAATAAGATGATGGATTTATTGTCATTCCGTCCTTTGCAGCAATAACCTGGAAGCCTGTCTTTTTCTGAAGCTCCCTTGCAACAAACACGGGGTCATCATCAATCATCTTCTTCCCAAAATGAGTTATAACTGTAAGCTTCGGCTGGACTGCTGAAATGAGCTTTTCAGCGCCCTCTGAATTAAGGTTCCCTTTTATCTCCTCATTCCCTGAGCCTACAACATTCAGGATTAAAATGTCAGAATCCCTGTGCTCCTCAGCAAGCTCCCTGAAATAAGAAGTGTCTGAAACATATGAAAGGGTGAAAGCGGGGTAAAGTATCTTAAACCCCACATTCTCTGCGTGGTGCATAGTTTTAGTTGCAATTATGTCAACATCATCAATCCCAACGCGCTCCCCGGGCTTAACAACCATGTATTTCAGAAGGCATTCCTTGTGAAAATTATCAAGAACGGGAATTGAATTTTCGTCACCGTTTATCACCTGGTTTGTGCTCACAAGAATGCCCTTTTTCTCAAATCCGGAAAGGGTCATTGCCTCAATCAGTGCATTAAGCTCGCATGCGTGATTAACGTGATTGTGGCTTACAAGGATTACATCATTGTTTCTCACATTAATCCTGCACTGGCTTGCCCTTACAAGGCTTCCGGGTCCGGGGTCTATGTGAAACTGCCTTTTTTCTGTTTTTATGATTATTCCCCCTGAACCCCTTATCTGGCTCCCGACAACATAGGAATCCCCTCCTGTTCCAAGAAAGATTATCTGAACTGCCAAAAGATGCACCCCCATTAAGTATTTGTAAAATTAATACGGGCTCCTATTAAAATTTTTCTAAAGAAAAGCGGTTTTACTTCTTTGCAAGCTCTGACTTGAGGATTTCCATCTCTTTCAGGGGGTCTGGATTTGGGTTTATTGACTGCGCAATAAATTCAATTCTGTCAAAATTCTGGTTCTTAACGACTTTCCCATAAACTTTTATCTGCATCCCGAGGACAGACTGCTTAACCTGCTCAAACTTGTCTGGAAAATTCTTGAATTCAAGCATATCCTTGTCATCTTTTGAAAGAAGCTGCATTGCCTGCTCCCGAAAACAGACAACTCTTATATTTTCTGTTCCGTCATCAAGAAAGAGATTTAACACATAGCTGAAGGAGGGATTCATAATTCCGTGGGTCTGGCAGGAAAGCCCGTCTTTTGTCTCACGAAGCTTTCTCCTGCACTGCGGGCAGCTCTCATAGAATCTTGGCTCAAAAACCTGCACAATGCTTCCCAGAACCTCTGCTGAATCCCCCTCTTTAAGCTCATTTATGAACTTTCTTTCACTGTTCTTCGAATATGCCTTTTCCTTTATTTCTGGCATTGACTCGCCCGATGGGTTTATTATCAGCTTTGATTTCTGGTTAAGGTGAACTTCAAGCTGCCCGTTTCTCTCGCGGACATATCCTGACCTTATTTTAACAATGTCCCCGAGTTTTATCTGCGAAACATTATCTGCCTGCTCATTCCAAAGGACAATCCTTACTTGCCCTGTCTCATCCCCTATTATCATCGAGGCAACCCTGCCTGTTTTTGACTCTGTTGCGAATTCGCTTATCCCAAAAATCCTTAGAACCCTTCCAACTGTCTCAACATCTCTCATGCCTGAAAGAATGTTCTTTATCTGAAGCCTGCCTGAAACAGACTCAAAAAGCCTTATCCCAAGCTCATTTGCAATGATGTGGGCTGCGCCTTCCCTGCTGATGAGCCCGGAAAGCTGCTTGACCTTTGCATCCATTCTTGATTCTATTTCCTCAAAAGAAAGCCCGCTTCTCTCCTTAATTGATGAGATTATCTCTTCTAAGGGAATCTTTATCATGAAAAAAAAGAAAGGAGTGCATTATAAAAAACTTTCTAAGATGGATTAAGCACATTTGGCTTACTTAAAAAATGAGAAAATGATTTTTGCATGCACTCCCTAGTTACTACCGTTCCTCATTGCTTTCGCTCAGCGGGTGTTCACTCGGTCCTTGTGCAGTATGCAATCATTTGCAAGAGAAAACTGGGATAATCTTTATAAAACTTTTGAGAAAAAACCGGTTTAAATTATATCTTGCCGAGCTTCTTTTCTATCTCGGAAAGCTCCTTTTCAAGATTGTCAAGAATTGCTCCCTTTTCATTTTTGGCTTCTGAAACCTGCTTTTCGGCAGCTGGCTTTTCAGCAGCAAAATGCTGCTTTGATGCAACCATTGAGACAATCTGCTTTTCACCAACTGATTTTGACCTTATCACTGCTTTTCTCAGGGAATCCATAAGCGTTGAAAGCTCATCAAATGTTTTTTTAAGCTCCACCATGCTCTCCTCTTTCTGCTCCCTAAGCCTAAGAATTCCGTCATGCATCTGAAGAAGCGCAACAGTGCCCTTTGAAAGCGCAAGAATCCTGAGCCTTAGCTCATCAGGATATCTAAGCGGAACAAAAAGCTCCTCATTGCCT
This genomic interval carries:
- a CDS encoding deoxyhypusine synthase family protein: RIYKKSKRLTTSEFFREIGLMLNDSHSILYQAAKRNVPIFCPAITDGALGFHLFMFQEKHPDFIIDSVKDFKEIVISTSQDDKKGIICLGGGVSKHYAILSTLINGGMDYAVYMTTASAMSGSMSGATTDEAKSWGKIKDDADAVTVIGDVTITFPLVMMGSLEELSLSGVIGEGKNE
- a CDS encoding decarboxylase; protein product: MNKPPKFILSRKKVLSQLKKIEKISDFVSYSFKTNPEVGKVLEKESECLFSLSSSGYIKSIRDKERIIFFAVAWDADEIKKLLKLKIRKFVVDNSADLKTLLDAIKGRNEKIWVFLRMKLKENTIYTGKHFVFGMGADEINSAVEKIRGIKNIEKIGIHVHRKTQNISEWSLKDEISDSLDEKTLKSIYTLNIGGGLPSEYRNSNPNEESILKKINELREWLNKKGIMLIVEPGRFIAAPSIKLVAHIKSIFERNIVLDCSVYNSCMDTFVMNIRLLIDGETDEEHGKAYVVKGCTPDSIDIFRYKVFLKNPKIGDEIVFLNAGAYNFASDFDGLKKIPTEIIG
- the speB gene encoding agmatinase, yielding MRFMNMPEEYSRKSSRFKIIPVEYEGKPTWGRGAIRGSEKILDSSYNLEYYDEQFDKEPFLLGIETLEKMRLKGASEGEAIEKISKRISEIHKKGTDFPIIIGGDHTVTLGVTLGMEKSGEDFSVIVLDAHSDMRESWNNSRFNHACVSKRMQEKHKILIIGLRAQDVDEMEFMKNSGNVSAIRAYEYSRKKLLTELSRLGKNVYLSIDADFFDPSFIRNTGTPEPGGFFWNETIEILSEIFSRKNVIAADITEFAPANNYRAEAFSLAKLCHKMMAMKMTDENFK
- a CDS encoding MBL fold metallo-hydrolase, giving the protein MAVQIIFLGTGGDSYVVGSQIRGSGGIIIKTEKRQFHIDPGPGSLVRASQCRINVRNNDVILVSHNHVNHACELNALIEAMTLSGFEKKGILVSTNQVINGDENSIPVLDNFHKECLLKYMVVKPGERVGIDDVDIIATKTMHHAENVGFKILYPAFTLSYVSDTSYFRELAEEHRDSDILILNVVGSGNEEIKGNLNSEGAEKLISAVQPKLTVITHFGKKMIDDDPVFVARELQKKTGFQVIAAKDGMTINPSSYSANSPQKRIVSY
- a CDS encoding OB-fold nucleic acid binding domain-containing protein: MIKIPLEEIISSIKERSGLSFEEIESRMDAKVKQLSGLISREGAAHIIANELGIRLFESVSGRLQIKNILSGMRDVETVGRVLRIFGISEFATESKTGRVASMIIGDETGQVRIVLWNEQADNVSQIKLGDIVKIRSGYVRERNGQLEVHLNQKSKLIINPSGESMPEIKEKAYSKNSERKFINELKEGDSAEVLGSIVQVFEPRFYESCPQCRRKLRETKDGLSCQTHGIMNPSFSYVLNLFLDDGTENIRVVCFREQAMQLLSKDDKDMLEFKNFPDKFEQVKQSVLGMQIKVYGKVVKNQNFDRIEFIAQSINPNPDPLKEMEILKSELAKK